The genomic segment ggattgaggaatttcccggcgaatcttgctgactgtgccgaggatggtggttttccgtctaagaagtttttgcgcaagtgaaagcgatgtgaagaaattgtccgtggtaacatttctgcccttgtctaggaatggttccatcagcctcatcactacattttcagacagtctctccccactgggacgattggggtccttgccaagatatgtgaggacattgcaaatgtacttggattttaggtcgcaggccacccaaaacttgatcccaaacttgtcaggtttacttgcaatatactgcaggaaacagcaccgagtctttgatcttgatcttgatcaaagatcttgatcttgcggggggttactagggttccatcactacgtgactgctggtcagcaaacctgggaaacccacagatcattggaactatgccgcgtaaccgcttccaagacatcatgcaacacctacgctttgatgacaggtccacccgcagtgatcgagcaaagactgataagttcgctgcagtttccagtgtgtggggatcatttgtcaccaactgcatcacgtgctacaaccctggtctacatatcaccgttgatgaacagctcttcccatcaaagactcggtgctgtttcctgcagtatattgcaagtaaacctgacaggtttgggatcaagttttgggtggcctgcgacctaaaatccaagtacatttgcaatgtcctcacatatcttggcaaggaccccaatcgtcccagtggggagagactgtctgaaaatgtagtgatgaggctgatggaaccattcctagacaagggcagaaatgttaccacggacaatttcttcacatcgctttcacttgcgcaaaaacttcttagacggaaaaccaccatcctcggcacagtcagcaagattcgccgggaaattcctcaatccgctagatacacaaatcgcaatgaattcaccactcaggtaggctgcaggtcttttgtggttctatgtttatgtgtttcattgtgtgtaaaagtgctatggaaataacaatttatcttatttcttaggtattttcaaccactgctgccacgctgacggcgtatgcggccaaacggaagaagacagtctatattcttagcagcatgcacagcgtggttcagactgataacaccaccaaaaggaagccaaacactgtcagcctttacaacaccacaaagtgtggcgtggatgtgatggaccagatggtgcgggagtacacggtccgcagaggaacacggccctggccagttgccgtgttctataacatgattgacatggcagcactgaatgcacatgtgctgtatcaagcatgcaacgggacgcaggaaagacgagtggacttcctggtggagtttgcaagagagttggctaactctcatatggctgggaagaaggcaagaaaagaacagttgcttcggacacaaccctccacacctagccctggaaaaagagccacgtgtcaggtcaaacacaaatgcaagaacaatcatgccactgtgcgatgtgttcactgctacagatacacatgtggtaaatgcagactacagataccatagcagtgccaggattgtgagtgattgctgaaaatgttgaaatgtactcactcactttttattgttatttgtaaatatgtgtacaaatggttgtttttttatttttgtttttttgtactgttttatcaataaatctcagcaacaaaggaaatacacccatgtgtgttgatttctccctaaggcaaactgaaacacaagtttccttgtggctcaggaaactaaccactccaagtggttcagcatggccccaccttatttacataacaaaagcagctgttcacaggtgattaaggatattagctaaaagcctaccagccatttggctcgacggtgggttttataggtagaaaagccaaatgaATCTaatctgggacttctagtgttaaaagctcccaacaacacaaaaactgcacagCCACACAAGTCCCAGCGtttcccacagcagcagcagctgtgaaaaGAAAGTGGAGAAAGGATGAATGAGTCTGTGCTTATCGGCTCTCCGCTCTCCCCCAAGCTGGCGTTGTtcttggtagccatgacaacggAGATAGTCCCAGCTTTCTAAATAAAGGCCCCAACaccccaaaaaagaaagaaaaagagatcgGGATTCCCTGCGCAGGCCAGGAATCCCCCTAGCAGACCGAAGCTACAGACAGGATTCGGAATGAGTGATTGAGTGAGGATTGAGCCATCGACTGTCTGTGCTTCAACCTGCCAGGGGCCGGCAAGTGCTCTGCGCCACCTGGCGGCCGTGTAATTCGTGCAAATTTGACATATTTGACTTCTCTGAATAcgaattatttttgaaaaagaaaaataataattttaatgtaaGGCAAAACATGTATGGTGCTCGGTAAAGATGACACGCCGactcacttcttcttctttttttttttcttttttttttttgtttgagaaAGTTTGTTTTCGTATTAAACCAGTGTCAGTGACGTCATTCTACGCGACTACCACAGGTAAGGAAAAGGCTGAATCTGtagatctttttcttttatttttgttgtctaaaacacaaaaatcccGAAACAGTCAGCTCACAAAGTTGCAGGTTGGTGGCAATTTGGCAGAACAGCCAATGACTTAAAGCATTTAGTTGCATATATCTTGCCACAAGACATGTGCGCTAAGCTAGCTAAATTAGTTTCTGTTAGCGAATCAAGTTTAAGCTCCTCACATATCATCATCCAGGGTACAGTCATATGCTCATGAGGAGATCCCATGCAGGCAACGTAACAAGTTAAATATGCACTAATTTGAAGCTATTTCCTAATATCTAACCATTATGATAAATGTTTGCCTGCGACTGACAGCCAACACAAATgtcattgaaaaaaacaaaaccctgtgataacatgtttttgtttttctagaaTAGAAGaaccacattttaaaaagccagTAGGAATAAATCTTTGTTGTTACTGCATGATTAGAATGAAGTAACAACAAGTCTGGCTGGAATAAGAAGTGGTAATCTGCGTACTCTGCTAGTGATCTGCATAATTCACCTTAGATGGTCATCTGTTTGGATGGCTGAAGTCGGCTAACGACACAGCTAATTTCATCAAGCTGCTTATGAAACATCTAAAATGATAGATGGTTAACTACACAACGGAAGCAACAGCATTACAATCacttgatttaattaaagattttCCCCCAAACTTTTGATCCAAATGAGCAAAGTACTGCAACCATCTGAACCTTGTGTTACATGTTACAGTGTTGCACTCTGGCCagctttaaaaatggaaaactctttgtgtggtttacTCGGTTCTGTAAATGAGGCTCCTTTCATTTGTGAGACTGTTGTTCTTCTCTTCCCTTTTGTCCACCCTTACAAGGTGAAGGTGCTGCCCACCCATGATGCCAGCAAGGTGCGTGCAAGTGGATCCGGCCTTAAAACCACTGGAGTGCCCACCTCTCTGCCAGTGAAGTTGAACATTGATGCCAAAGATGCAGGTGAGGGACTGCTGGCAGTGCAGATCACTGTGAGTGCATGAACGTGGACCACACAATAATGTAATCAAAGCGCTGATATTTAggtaacagtttttgttttctcctgaaGGACCCAGACGGGAAGCCCAAGAAGCAAATATCTGTGACAACCATGATGGGACCTACCTGGTGTCTTATGTGCCAGACATGACTGACAGATACGCCACACTCATTAAGTACGGAGGAGACGAGATCCCTTATTCACCCTACTGAATCAGGGCTCTGCCCACCCGAGATGCCAGCAAGTGCACTGTCACTGAATGTTGTCCAGTGGCCAGGTAGGACTCACTTCCTTGGTTGCTTATACAACTTTTAGTTGGCCCTTTAGGTCACTTGATCCATGACTTGAGTAAGCACTGTCCTGTTGAGTTTGTGGGCTCAGATGACAGTTATTGTAGAAAGGATGTGAAatcatgttttagttttttgtaaattatagtCAAACATACAATGAACTGGGGTATTCTCTTTGGTTAACAGAGCAATGCGATAATAAAAGTGGACAAAGCACATCGAGTTGCCACAAATATCTTAGTATATCACACAGTTTACATAGTCGAAAAGGAGTATAAAGAAGTTTACActtacagtggggcaaaaaatgaggtgaccaaatacttattttccaCCATAATTTGCAAATCAATTCTTTAAAACTCAGACAAGTTAGAGGTACACCTATGATGAAAATTACAGGCCTCTCTCATCTTTTTAAGTGGGAGAACTTTCTTTCATCATCAACATCTGCATCCACGATCCACCAGCTCAACAGCAACATCTGTCAGCTGTGCATCCAACTCGAGGCCTTCGCCTGCTGTGCTCAGGCTCTGGGCCGCGATTTCCGTCCCTTGTTGACGACCTCGCTGTATCCTGTGCTGGAGAAAGCTGGTGAGGAGACGCTGCTGGTCAGCCAGGCGGCGCTGAGCTCCATATGGAACATCAATAAGGTCTGTGGATACGCTTCCCTGAAGGAACTGATCAATGAGAACTCTGACTACCTGCTTAATGACATATCACTCAACCTTCAGAGACTCAGCCAGCATCCACAGGTTGTTATgacgtgtttttgtttttaacccaaAATGGACACAGAAATAACTGTTGGAGGGTTTACCCGATTTCCTCCTTGATCTGCTTAAGCCTGTGCTGCCCTGAGCTTGTACTGTATTTCATTATAATCCTGTTTTGTTGGCCAGGCTCCACCGGTGTTGACAGTTCTGTTGACTCACTCTGACTGCAGCCTGCTGGTCGGGGACATCGTTCAGGATCTGGATCTCAGCTACGAGCGCACAGCTGCTCTTTTCTGCTCCGCGCTGCACGCGCTCATGAAGGCACTGGGTAAGATTTCAACAGTGATGTCAGCTTGAGTCTCACGTATactgggagtcaaagaggacaAGGAAGAAAATGTGACTCATTGCATGCTCTgccacattttttttatgttgcttaACTTTGTTTTCTGCAGTGCCCTTCAAAGTTTCTATCAAGGAGTACACTTCAGGATGTATAATTTGCTCGTTATGAAATTGTCAGTATCTTTGGAAACATTTAATACATCGTGATGGTTTAATTGCTGAGTCGTTTTCTGTTGTAGAATTAATATTCATAATAATATTCATACAGAAGTTTTACAAGCCCTCgcagtaaaaatgtatgaatTAAATGTTACTGATGGGCTCTTTTCAAAAACATCAGCATCTGTGTCACACTGATTTTGATCAACTGACTTATTTTATTGTAACCAAACCTATGCTCATattgttgccttgtttttccttTAGCGAGGTGGTTTCCTTCCACTTGTAGCAGGACCAGTACGTCTGCCAGCTCCAGGAAAAGCTCCAGTGACCAGGAAGACCTCAGCATTCGCCAATTCCTGCTGAATTACCGCAAACAGAAAGAAGTGGCAGAGGGCATTGGAATAGAGGACGATGACACCGAAGACAGAGGTAATAGGTCTGTCTAAGGGCCAGTGGAATATAAGCTataggcaatgttccctctaagctgcgcacgtgcgcaattgcgcactgctggcacagtctctgcgcacagaaaatctgcgttgcgcacaaaaaaaaaaaactgacagtacctgaattgaaattaaaattaatactttaacaattctgttttgcagtgtgagtcagtaagtgactggctgctcccatatgggattagaacgatgccaccttatcccatagtccagccaataatgcgattcacattcgtatatacgcagccaatcaacgtagttgacaggctatgacagcgtccttatgtgccgacaccggtgttttagctagcaaagcggcgtggctgatgtggagtgaagccacgtaaatgacaacgtgtacaaccattggaggtGCGAGCAGGagagacggaacaattgacgggacaagtgtggactttataccagtttttaaattgtgttgataggccacgtaaaaccagagttgtgatataaaaaaaatgcaatgtttggttttcttcctgaatactatcgttgtttatatttactgcgggaagaaacggtaaaaacggcgttttataagaaaaaaagctcgaaagcactctccgcctgtcagcaaaaacaaaaccccccgCCTCCCCTTTcatattcgtccaaaaaagtaccatgtcgaccttCTGACATCTTTAACACAAGCTGAAAATCTGAACCTTTTTGAGTGAGGATTCTTTCCATTACTGATATCAGGTCAGTGTAACTAATAAACTGACACTTCTCGTaggacaaaaacagtgacatGTTGTCCTCTGGTCTGTGCTCTTCTCAGGAGTTGGAAATGCTGAAGGAAGTGTCAGAAGCTTGTGAGTCCCTGAGCGAGGAGAAAAGCGGTTTCAAACACAGCCTCACTACTGGAGCCGAGGAGAGAAGCACACATTACGTAAGTCAGTTTTAATACTCACACTCGTATTTGGAGTTtcttacattttgtttattatttgtttcttcttctttttctttctccactAGCTGATCAACTGAAGAAGGTTATGAGGTGAATTGGAG from the Pelmatolapia mariae isolate MD_Pm_ZW linkage group LG20, Pm_UMD_F_2, whole genome shotgun sequence genome contains:
- the LOC134618139 gene encoding TELO2-interacting protein 1 homolog isoform X2, producing MLSSGQWENFLSSSTSASTIHQLNSNICQLCIQLEAFACCAQALGRDFRPLLTTSLYPVLEKAGEETLLVSQAALSSIWNINKVCGYASLKELINENSDYLLNDISLNLQRLSQHPQAPPVLTVLLTHSDCSLLVGDIVQDLDLSYERTAALFCSALHALMKALARWFPSTCSRTSTSASSRKSSSDQEDLSIRQFLLNYRKQKEVAEGIGIEDDDTEDRGVGNAEGSVRSL
- the LOC134618139 gene encoding TELO2-interacting protein 1 homolog isoform X3, with the translated sequence MLSSGQWENFLSSSTSASTIHQLNSNICQLCIQLEAFACCAQALGRDFRPLLTTSLYPVLEKAGEETLLVSQAALSSIWNINKAPPVLTVLLTHSDCSLLVGDIVQDLDLSYERTAALFCSALHALMKALARWFPSTCSRTSTSASSRKSSSDQEDLSIRQFLLNYRKQKEVAEGIGIEDDDTEDRGVGNAEGSVRSL